Proteins co-encoded in one Candidatus Zixiibacteriota bacterium genomic window:
- a CDS encoding methylated-DNA--[protein]-cysteine S-methyltransferase, with protein sequence MSATNILYRDLPSPLGTMIAGTTGDGICFLEWQDRGGIERILDRVAKRFRRGTQPGDHQHLDKLEKELARYFEGKLTTFTVPIDVTGTPFERQVWRELQRIPYGKTRTYGEMAERLGRPGAQRAVGRANGANFLSIVIPCHRVIDAAGKLHGYGGGIWRKKYLLELEAGVAPAQLQLQIKADVK encoded by the coding sequence ATGTCAGCAACTAATATCCTCTACCGCGATCTCCCCAGCCCGCTGGGGACGATGATCGCCGGCACGACCGGTGACGGGATCTGCTTCCTTGAATGGCAAGACCGCGGCGGTATCGAGCGCATTCTCGATCGCGTCGCCAAACGTTTTCGCCGTGGCACCCAGCCCGGCGACCATCAGCATCTTGACAAGCTGGAGAAAGAACTGGCACGCTATTTCGAAGGCAAACTGACCACTTTCACCGTGCCGATTGATGTTACCGGTACCCCGTTTGAGAGGCAGGTTTGGAGAGAACTGCAGCGAATTCCGTACGGGAAGACGCGCACATACGGTGAAATGGCTGAACGTCTCGGCCGTCCCGGCGCTCAGCGCGCTGTCGGCCGCGCCAACGGCGCCAATTTCCTGAGCATCGTGATCCCCTGCCACCGCGTGATCGATGCCGCTGGCAAGCTCCATGGCTACGGCGGCGGAATCTGGCGAAAGAAATATCTGCTCGAACTGGAGGCGGGTGTTGCACCGGCCCAGTTGCAGCTGCAGATCAAGGCTGATGTCAAATAG
- a CDS encoding methylphosphotriester-DNA--protein-cysteine methyltransferase family protein: protein MNRLKYQQMVDAMMHKDRRFDGTFYVGVHSTGIYCLPSCKAKKPLLKNVSFYSTREEAIAAGLRACKRCRAERFPDTLPPWLHQVLEHMRRHRQVRLDELALIRLSGVDISTIRRYFRQHLQTTPLAFHRRTRLNFARELIEHGHSYLDAAFACGYESASGFREAFAKQFGKPPGAFYVSN, encoded by the coding sequence ATGAACCGGCTCAAGTATCAGCAGATGGTCGACGCGATGATGCACAAAGATCGCCGCTTCGATGGCACATTCTATGTCGGTGTCCACTCGACCGGCATCTATTGTTTGCCGTCGTGCAAGGCGAAGAAGCCGCTGCTGAAAAACGTATCGTTCTATTCCACCCGTGAGGAAGCGATCGCCGCCGGCCTGCGCGCCTGCAAACGATGTCGGGCCGAGCGCTTTCCCGACACGCTTCCGCCATGGCTCCATCAGGTGCTTGAGCACATGCGCCGCCACCGCCAGGTGCGCTTGGACGAGTTAGCTTTGATTCGTCTCTCCGGTGTCGACATTTCGACCATTCGCCGCTATTTCAGGCAGCACCTGCAGACCACGCCGCTGGCGTTTCACCGCCGTACGCGTCTCAATTTCGCACGCGAATTGATTGAGCACGGCCACAGTTATCTGGACGCCGCTTTCGCCTGCGGCTATGAATCCGCCTCCGGCTTCCGCGAGGCGTTCGCAAAACAATTCGGCAAACCGCCGGGAGCGTTCTATGTCAGCAACTAA
- a CDS encoding DedA family protein, whose translation MEILQTIFDWVVHLDRHLAELIAQYGLWVYLILFTVIFCETGLVVAPFLPGDSLLFATGALAATGALNPHLAFVILASASVLGDNTNYTFGRFIGPRAFSGNHRFLKKQYLEKTQSFYAKYGGRTVIIGRFLPIIRTFAPFVAGVAAMSRAKYVPYTIIGAIFWVGLFLYSGYFFGNLPFVKNNFALVIVVIILISAMPAIVEVLRSWRKKSA comes from the coding sequence ATGGAAATCCTGCAGACGATTTTTGACTGGGTGGTGCATCTCGACCGGCATCTGGCGGAACTGATCGCCCAGTATGGCCTATGGGTCTATCTGATCCTCTTTACGGTGATCTTCTGCGAAACCGGTCTGGTCGTAGCGCCGTTTCTTCCCGGTGATTCCCTGCTGTTTGCGACCGGTGCGCTGGCCGCGACCGGCGCGCTCAACCCCCATCTGGCCTTCGTGATTTTGGCCAGTGCCAGCGTGCTCGGCGACAACACGAACTACACCTTCGGGCGTTTCATTGGGCCGCGGGCATTTTCCGGCAATCACCGGTTCTTGAAGAAGCAATATCTTGAGAAGACGCAGTCGTTTTATGCCAAGTATGGCGGGCGGACGGTGATTATCGGGCGATTCCTCCCGATTATTCGCACGTTTGCGCCGTTCGTGGCCGGAGTCGCCGCCATGAGCCGCGCCAAGTACGTTCCGTACACGATCATCGGCGCCATTTTCTGGGTCGGCCTCTTTCTCTATTCGGGATACTTCTTCGGGAATCTACCGTTCGTGAAGAACAACTTCGCGCTGGTGATTGTCGTGATCATTTTGATCTCGGCGATGCCGGCGATCGTCGAGGTTCTGCGGAGTTGGCGGAAAAAATCGGCTTGA
- a CDS encoding ABC transporter permease, which produces MRKIDVRQGGLVEKAAVHCFAIFKLAFDAVGYMFRRPFYPKTIIEQMYQIGVRSLSIVLLTCFFTGMVLALQTGYQIARFGAKVYIGVVVALSLVRELGPVLTALVVAGRVGAGIAAELGSMQVTEQIDAMRAMATNPVKKLVTTRLIALLVMLPILTVFGDLIGIVGGMLISLYSLGLDFSFYKSTTIQALSLQDVFTGMVKPVVFGFIIAIVGCHLGLSTTGGTEGVGKSTTMSVVTSSILIFLFDFLLVKIFFLIFETG; this is translated from the coding sequence ATGCGCAAAATTGACGTGCGCCAAGGCGGCCTGGTCGAAAAGGCCGCCGTCCACTGCTTTGCGATATTCAAGCTGGCCTTCGATGCCGTGGGCTACATGTTCCGGCGGCCGTTCTATCCGAAGACGATCATCGAGCAGATGTACCAGATCGGCGTGCGTTCGCTCTCGATCGTGCTGCTGACCTGCTTCTTCACCGGCATGGTGCTGGCCTTGCAGACCGGCTATCAGATTGCGCGGTTTGGCGCCAAGGTTTACATCGGCGTCGTGGTGGCACTATCGCTGGTGCGCGAACTGGGGCCGGTGCTGACCGCCCTGGTGGTAGCGGGCCGCGTCGGCGCCGGGATCGCCGCCGAGCTGGGCTCGATGCAGGTGACCGAACAGATTGATGCCATGCGCGCGATGGCGACGAATCCGGTCAAGAAGCTGGTGACCACCCGCCTGATCGCGCTGCTGGTTATGCTGCCGATCCTGACCGTTTTTGGTGATCTCATCGGCATCGTCGGCGGCATGCTGATTTCGCTCTATTCGTTGGGTCTGGACTTCAGCTTTTATAAGTCCACCACCATTCAGGCGTTGTCACTTCAGGATGTTTTCACCGGGATGGTGAAACCGGTGGTTTTTGGCTTCATTATCGCCATCGTTGGTTGTCATCTCGGCTTGTCGACCACCGGCGGCACGGAGGGTGTCGGCAAATCGACGACCATGTCGGTCGTCACTTCCTCCATTCTGATCTTTCTGTTTGACTTCCTCCTTGTTAAGATTTTCTTCTTAATCTTCGAGACCGGATAG
- a CDS encoding ABC transporter ATP-binding protein, with protein sequence MIKLKNIHKRFGSLEVLRGVNLAIGEGQTVVILGKSGCGKSVLLKLILRLISADSGTIVIDDQDTTGFSEEAMVPVRKKMGMLFQSAALFDSVNVKENVAYMLREHSAMTEREIDERVEEVLSFVQLSGVQNKMPSDLSGGMKKRVALARALAFRPRYLLYDEPTTGLDPMTAKAINELIRNTQETLDVTSIVVTHDLISAFYVGDRFALIRDGVAAFDGTPAEFKASTDPFIVEYLAAAQEYH encoded by the coding sequence TTGATTAAGCTAAAGAACATTCACAAGCGCTTCGGCAGTCTGGAGGTTCTCAGGGGTGTCAATCTGGCGATCGGCGAAGGCCAGACGGTCGTGATTCTCGGCAAGTCGGGCTGCGGCAAGAGCGTACTGCTCAAACTGATCCTGCGGCTGATTTCGGCCGACAGCGGAACGATCGTTATCGACGATCAGGACACGACTGGATTTTCGGAAGAAGCGATGGTACCGGTGCGCAAGAAGATGGGTATGCTGTTTCAATCCGCGGCGCTGTTTGATTCGGTTAACGTCAAGGAAAACGTCGCCTACATGCTGCGCGAACACTCGGCGATGACCGAGCGGGAGATCGATGAACGGGTGGAAGAAGTCCTCTCGTTCGTGCAATTGTCCGGCGTGCAGAACAAGATGCCTTCGGACTTGTCCGGCGGCATGAAGAAGCGGGTGGCGCTGGCGCGCGCGCTGGCGTTTCGGCCGCGCTATTTGTTGTATGACGAGCCGACCACCGGACTTGACCCGATGACCGCCAAGGCCATCAACGAGCTGATCCGCAACACCCAGGAGACCCTCGATGTGACCTCGATTGTGGTCACGCACGATCTGATTTCGGCCTTTTATGTCGGCGACCGCTTTGCCCTGATTCGGGACGGCGTCGCCGCGTTCGACGGTACGCCGGCGGAGTTCAAAGCTTCGACCGATCCGTTCATCGTGGAGTACCTCGCCGCCGCGCAGGAGTATCACTAA
- a CDS encoding MCE family protein, whose product MTREVKVGLTIILASLFLVIAVFTIGDQEGVWKSKYQLRLKYDDVIGLLPGSPVRLSGLRVGTVKEIYFSETDPGRLEVKLSIDKSVQRFIRSDSRALIGTMGLLGDKTIEISSGSDTARVLNEDEYLLPGRSSSIEAIIAEGGQAVENIREASRHAKEIIEKINNGTGSLGLFVNDPNVYFDLDKLLVLTERLTQQLESGTGSFAKFITDSTLYVEMRSLMSNTNVLLDSLSHGDGTLAQLLHDPEPYNDLKTIVADWRKITTRINSGEGALGQMLYNDTLYYNLSRTLDRAEALLEDFRLNPGRYLKLRIF is encoded by the coding sequence ATGACGCGCGAAGTCAAGGTGGGATTGACCATCATTCTTGCCTCTTTGTTCTTGGTAATCGCAGTGTTTACGATCGGCGATCAGGAGGGCGTCTGGAAATCCAAGTACCAGCTGCGGCTGAAGTACGACGATGTCATCGGCCTGCTGCCGGGCTCACCGGTGCGACTGTCGGGATTGCGCGTCGGCACCGTCAAAGAGATCTACTTCTCTGAGACCGATCCGGGCAGACTCGAGGTGAAACTGAGCATCGACAAGTCGGTGCAGCGGTTTATCCGCTCCGATTCACGCGCCTTGATCGGAACGATGGGGTTGCTCGGCGACAAGACGATTGAGATCTCGTCCGGCTCCGATACCGCCCGCGTGCTCAATGAGGATGAATATCTGCTCCCCGGTCGGTCATCGTCGATCGAAGCGATCATCGCAGAAGGCGGCCAGGCGGTGGAGAATATCCGTGAAGCATCCCGCCATGCCAAGGAGATCATTGAGAAGATCAACAACGGCACCGGCTCGCTCGGACTATTTGTCAACGATCCCAATGTTTACTTCGACCTCGACAAACTGCTCGTTCTGACCGAACGCCTGACCCAGCAACTCGAATCGGGTACCGGTTCGTTTGCCAAATTCATTACCGATTCGACGCTCTACGTGGAAATGCGCAGCCTGATGAGCAATACGAATGTCCTGCTTGACTCTCTGTCACACGGAGACGGCACGCTGGCGCAGCTGTTGCATGATCCCGAACCGTACAATGACCTCAAGACAATTGTCGCCGACTGGCGCAAGATCACCACACGCATCAACTCCGGCGAAGGCGCGCTCGGTCAGATGCTTTACAACGACACACTCTATTACAACCTCAGTCGCACGCTCGATCGCGCCGAAGCGCTGCTGGAAGACTTCCGGCTCAATCCGGGCCGCTATTTGAAACTCCGCATTTTTTAG